The following is a genomic window from Calditrichota bacterium.
ACGTCGTTTGGCGGTCAGCGCGAGATCGTCTGCGTACTGCAGCTCACCCATTCGGGGCGCTACTCCAAGCCCACCGGAAAGCCTGCGCCAATCATCGCTCACCACAGCAAGGTGCTCGATCCTTTGCATCAACTGCCGCCCGACTACCCTCTGATCAGCGACGCCGAGCTGGACAGACTGCAGGAGATGTACGTCAGCGCGGCCAAGTTGGCTGCCCAGGCCGGTTTCGATGGCGTGGACATCAAGGCCTGCCACCGTTATCTCGTCTCTGAGCTGTTGGCCTCATTTACCAGAGAGAACAGCAAATATGGGGGTTCCTTCGAAAATCGGACGAGGTTTCTGCGGGAGGTGGTCCACAAGATCACCGAGCAGGTGCCGGGCGTGTTCGTGACTACTCGGCTCAACGTCTATGACGCCATTGAGTACCCGTACGGTTTTGGGGTTTCCAGAAAAGACCACAAGGTACCAGACCTCCGAGAGCCGATCAGGCTTGTGGGCATGCTGAAGGGACTCGGCATGCCGGTTCTGAACTTGTCCATCGGTAATCCTTACTACAACCCGCATTACGGGCGGCCTTTCGACTTTCCTATTAAGGGCGGCTATATCCCCGATGTGCACCCGTTGGAGGGGATCGATCTTTTCTTGCGTATCACCCGCGACATTCAGCGGGCGCATCCGGACCTCCCCGTGGTAGGCTCGGGATACTCGTGGCTGCGGTTCTTCTTGCCGAATGTGGCTGCAGGAGTGGTACGACAGGGCTGGGCAACGCTGATCGGGCTCGGACGAGGGGCCTTGGCCTACCCGGATTTCGTGCGGGACCTGGAAAACGTGGGCGCCATGGACCCGTACAAGTGCTGCATTTCGTGCTCGGCGTGCACGCAGATCATGCGGGACGGCCTAAGCACCGGGTGCGTGATCCACGACAAGGAGATCTACAGTGTCAACTATCGACTGGGGCGCCGCCTGGCAATGGATCGACTCAAGGAGGAGGCCGAGCGTTGCCGGAACTGCGCCACACCGTTCTGTCAACGCGCCTGTCCCGCGCAGATCGATGTGCCGGGGTTCATCAAGGCCTTCGCCGAGGGTGATATCGAGCGTGGGTACAAAATAATGACCGAGCGCAACCTCTTGCCCGAGATGTGCGCCTACATCTGCCCCACTGAGGTGCTCTGCGAGGGAGCTTGTGTCGAGAAGATTCTCACCGACAACGCCGTGGCGATTCGCGACATGCAGCTTCTCTTGGCCAAAGAAGCGCGGGAACGCGGACTGGTGCGGCAGATGGTGCCCGCGCAGCCGTCGGGGAAGAAGGTGGCTGTGGTTGGTGCCGGGCCAGCGGGACTGACTTGTGCCATCGCCTTGGTGCGCAAAGGACACCAGGTCGAGGTGCGCGAAGCGGCGGCGCGGCCGGGGGGCGTGGTGCGCCATCTCATCCCAGCCTACCGCATCCCCTACGAAAAGGCCGACCAAGAGGTCGAAACCTTGCTGAAGCATCTCCCTGCGGACCGCCTGCACGTCCGGTATCAGTCACCTTTGACGGCTGAGCACAATTTGGAGGAACTTCTGCGGAGTTTCGACGCCGTGTTTCTGGCCATGGGATTGTCGGAGGGCAAGACGCTGGCGCCACTGCCTTACGAAAACCTGGTCAGTGCCATCGACTTCCTGGCCGAGGCCAAACGGGCAGGCCGCGTGTCGGTCCCCCGCACCGTGGCGGTCGTGGGTGGTGGTAACACGGGGATGGACGCAGCCATTACGGCCAAGAAGAATGGTGCCCGCAACGTCTATGTCATGTGCTTCGAGTCGTTCCGCACGATGCCTGCCTGGCTTTCGGAAAAACAGTCGGCGCTCCTTGAGGACATCCACTTTTTGAACCT
Proteins encoded in this region:
- a CDS encoding FAD-dependent oxidoreductase; amino-acid sequence: TSFGGQREIVCVLQLTHSGRYSKPTGKPAPIIAHHSKVLDPLHQLPPDYPLISDAELDRLQEMYVSAAKLAAQAGFDGVDIKACHRYLVSELLASFTRENSKYGGSFENRTRFLREVVHKITEQVPGVFVTTRLNVYDAIEYPYGFGVSRKDHKVPDLREPIRLVGMLKGLGMPVLNLSIGNPYYNPHYGRPFDFPIKGGYIPDVHPLEGIDLFLRITRDIQRAHPDLPVVGSGYSWLRFFLPNVAAGVVRQGWATLIGLGRGALAYPDFVRDLENVGAMDPYKCCISCSACTQIMRDGLSTGCVIHDKEIYSVNYRLGRRLAMDRLKEEAERCRNCATPFCQRACPAQIDVPGFIKAFAEGDIERGYKIMTERNLLPEMCAYICPTEVLCEGACVEKILTDNAVAIRDMQLLLAKEARERGLVRQMVPAQPSGKKVAVVGAGPAGLTCAIALVRKGHQVEVREAAARPGGVVRHLIPAYRIPYEKADQEVETLLKHLPADRLHVRYQSPLTAEHNLEELLRSFDAVFLAMGLSEGKTLAPLPYENLVSAIDFLAEAKRAGRVSVPRTVAVVGGGNTGMDAAITAKKNGARNVYVMCFESFRTMPAWLSEKQSALLEDIHFLNLFMPKGYTAEDGRVRAVRLAHVELADPDPRGFCAPRELPGTEFEIQVDLVIEALGQKAPDNLAQLLPGVKLSPQNLVVIGPGHHATSRRGVFAGGDIVNGGTTAVQAVADGLAAAEEIDAYLREESSCAK